The Phaeobacter sp. G2 genome includes a region encoding these proteins:
- the tssM gene encoding type VI secretion system membrane subunit TssM: MIRRYLLPMFRSLYSALILLAIALSACTWFFAPYIGSADWRPFDGIQARVITIAVIWVLTLLIIGLVFWLRRRRDRAMADDMVEAADVVDDDDVMLEEIGELRGKFKQAMAELRKSKNGRRHLNVLPWYVIIGPPGSGKTTAIVNSGLQFPLADKLGKAAIGGVGGTRNCDWWFTNDAVLIDTAGRYTTQESDAEADNVAWLGFLGLLKKYRKRQPINGALVAISLSDLSLQDEMTQKSHAQAVRRRLSELRERLGVRFPVYVLFTKADLIAGFQEYFDTLGKEEREQVWGFTLPLIKSKKDAAAIEHFDEEFAGLLGQMNAQLLEKMQAETDHQRRALVAGFPSQLASMRAVAKEFLTEVFQDNRYEQRQMLRGVYFTSGTQEGTPIDRLMLGMAQTFGIGRQAIGTGQGTGRSFFLTRLFEGVLFPEAGLVSADDKVERRYRWTRRAAITATVLVAAAMGGLWVNSFFQNAEFIRKAEAQVVEYQARAATLPASPVGDTDLVPVAEALNLLRDMPGNPVLSDPQPERAMTYGLYQGEVIGTQTAQTYRAALNQRLLPRLLVRLEEQIAGNVNNPDVLYEALKIYLMLGLQGPMNPDLVKEWMRLDWELVAYPGAARGQMRNDLMDHLSALLSQPMEEIALNGPLVEQAQNILSEMPLAQRVYNGIINSNQATSLPKWRLTEIGGPSVKRVLVRSSGKPLNEGVEGIFTYDGFNNVFLPEAVSVSERVQNEAWVLGERAGDGQSEAALLALSRDVLDLYYNDYISRYDQILGDVDIVPLESLSHAVEVTNVLSGPTSPIMNILTEISRETRLAEDRSALDSASLNEGVSQVVGIETRSGMSIQGQILLEALINSAANAPGEAPKPPGSYVQERFQWLHDLVVRLEGQPSRLDDLMGSLQLVYQELNKMSFSGVASGESGQALLQFQQTASRIDGPIQRWATQISAGSSGITSEGTRASINARWQSAVLPFCQKALDNRYPFNRRARADVAMVDFAKLFAPGGLIDGFFDENLLKYVDTRSRPWTWKRVNDVDLGISQAVLQQMQYAAEIRDAFFNGAANPSVQFQITPKALDPKAKEVLLEIDGSKVSYNHRMGQPTPVAVNWPGSVGLARITLLPQRRGNENTLSRDGPWAWFRLLDAAEVRRTNVSDRRRVNFRVGGRLALFELQSGSVVNPFALPAMAKFRCPKSM, encoded by the coding sequence ATGATCCGCCGTTATCTTTTGCCGATGTTTCGATCGCTCTATTCGGCGCTCATCCTGCTGGCGATCGCGCTTTCAGCCTGTACCTGGTTTTTTGCGCCCTACATTGGCAGCGCTGACTGGCGTCCCTTTGACGGCATTCAGGCGCGGGTGATCACCATTGCGGTGATCTGGGTCCTGACCCTGCTGATCATCGGATTGGTATTCTGGCTGCGACGCCGCCGTGACCGAGCGATGGCTGACGACATGGTCGAAGCCGCAGATGTTGTCGATGATGACGATGTGATGCTGGAAGAAATCGGCGAGCTGCGTGGAAAATTCAAGCAGGCGATGGCAGAGCTGCGCAAGTCCAAAAACGGGCGGCGGCATCTGAATGTGCTGCCTTGGTATGTGATCATTGGCCCGCCGGGATCAGGGAAAACCACGGCCATTGTGAACTCGGGCCTGCAGTTTCCCCTGGCGGACAAGCTGGGCAAAGCCGCCATTGGTGGTGTTGGCGGCACGCGCAACTGTGATTGGTGGTTCACCAATGACGCGGTGCTGATCGACACCGCCGGGCGCTATACCACACAGGAAAGCGACGCAGAGGCAGACAATGTCGCCTGGCTTGGCTTTTTGGGCCTGTTGAAAAAGTACCGCAAGCGCCAGCCAATCAATGGGGCTTTGGTGGCGATCTCGCTGTCGGATCTTTCGCTGCAGGACGAGATGACACAAAAATCCCATGCCCAGGCTGTGCGGCGGCGCTTGTCTGAGCTGCGCGAACGGCTTGGGGTGCGCTTTCCGGTCTATGTTCTGTTCACCAAGGCCGACCTCATCGCGGGCTTTCAGGAGTATTTTGACACTCTTGGCAAAGAAGAGCGCGAGCAGGTCTGGGGCTTTACCCTGCCGCTGATCAAAAGCAAAAAAGACGCCGCCGCAATTGAGCATTTTGACGAGGAGTTTGCAGGGCTTCTGGGGCAGATGAATGCGCAGCTGTTGGAGAAAATGCAGGCAGAAACCGATCATCAGCGCCGCGCGCTGGTGGCAGGTTTCCCGTCGCAGCTGGCCTCGATGCGGGCCGTGGCCAAAGAGTTTCTGACCGAGGTCTTTCAGGACAACCGTTATGAGCAACGCCAGATGCTGCGAGGGGTCTATTTCACCTCCGGGACTCAGGAAGGGACGCCGATTGACCGGCTGATGCTGGGCATGGCGCAGACCTTTGGCATTGGACGGCAAGCCATCGGCACCGGCCAGGGGACGGGGCGGTCCTTTTTCCTGACCCGCTTGTTTGAAGGCGTGTTGTTCCCCGAGGCCGGCCTGGTTTCCGCAGATGACAAGGTTGAGCGCCGCTATCGTTGGACGCGGCGCGCGGCGATTACCGCAACTGTACTGGTGGCTGCGGCCATGGGCGGGCTTTGGGTGAATTCCTTCTTTCAGAACGCCGAGTTCATTCGTAAGGCCGAGGCGCAGGTTGTCGAGTATCAGGCTAGGGCCGCAACCCTGCCAGCCAGTCCAGTGGGCGATACCGATCTTGTGCCGGTGGCGGAGGCACTTAACTTGCTGCGTGACATGCCGGGCAATCCGGTGTTGTCAGATCCGCAGCCTGAACGCGCCATGACATATGGCCTGTATCAGGGCGAGGTCATTGGCACCCAGACGGCACAGACCTATCGCGCCGCGCTGAACCAACGCCTGTTGCCGCGGCTTCTGGTGCGTCTGGAAGAACAAATTGCAGGTAATGTGAACAATCCTGATGTGCTGTATGAAGCGCTGAAGATCTATTTGATGCTGGGCCTGCAGGGGCCGATGAATCCGGATCTGGTCAAGGAATGGATGCGGCTGGATTGGGAATTGGTGGCCTATCCTGGCGCCGCACGTGGGCAGATGCGCAATGACTTGATGGATCATTTGTCGGCGCTGCTGTCGCAACCGATGGAAGAGATCGCCCTGAACGGTCCACTGGTGGAGCAGGCGCAGAATATCCTGTCGGAAATGCCGCTGGCACAGCGGGTTTACAACGGGATCATCAATTCCAATCAGGCGACCAGCCTGCCAAAATGGCGTTTGACCGAAATTGGCGGTCCTTCGGTAAAGCGGGTCCTTGTGCGCAGCTCTGGTAAGCCGCTGAACGAAGGTGTCGAGGGTATTTTTACCTATGACGGCTTTAACAACGTGTTTTTGCCCGAAGCGGTGAGTGTTTCCGAACGGGTACAGAATGAGGCCTGGGTTCTGGGCGAACGGGCGGGGGATGGCCAAAGTGAAGCGGCGCTTTTGGCGTTGAGCCGCGATGTGCTGGATCTCTATTACAACGATTATATCAGCCGCTATGACCAGATCTTGGGGGATGTTGATATCGTGCCGCTGGAGTCGCTCAGCCATGCGGTTGAAGTGACAAATGTCCTGTCCGGGCCGACCTCGCCGATTATGAATATCCTGACGGAAATCAGCCGCGAAACCCGGCTGGCCGAGGATCGATCAGCACTGGATTCCGCTTCGCTGAACGAGGGTGTTTCCCAGGTTGTCGGCATCGAAACCCGGTCGGGTATGTCCATTCAGGGGCAAATTCTGCTGGAAGCTCTGATCAATTCTGCCGCCAACGCGCCAGGAGAGGCCCCCAAACCGCCAGGGTCCTATGTGCAGGAACGCTTTCAGTGGCTGCACGATCTGGTGGTCCGGCTAGAGGGGCAGCCTTCGCGGTTGGATGACCTGATGGGGTCTTTGCAACTGGTCTATCAAGAGCTGAACAAGATGTCGTTCAGCGGTGTGGCCTCGGGGGAAAGTGGTCAGGCGCTGCTGCAATTCCAGCAGACGGCGTCGCGGATTGACGGGCCTATTCAACGCTGGGCAACACAGATTTCGGCGGGCTCGTCTGGCATTACATCCGAGGGCACGCGGGCGTCGATCAACGCGCGCTGGCAATCTGCGGTACTGCCGTTTTGTCAAAAGGCCCTGGACAACCGCTATCCGTTCAACCGGCGTGCGCGGGCGGATGTGGCGATGGTGGACTTTGCCAAGCTTTTTGCCCCGGGTGGGCTTATCGACGGGTTTTTTGATGAAAACCTGCTGAAATATGTCGATACCCGCAGCCGGCCCTGGACCTGGAAACGGGTGAATGACGTTGATCTGGGGATTAGCCAAGCAGTGTTGCAGCAGATGCAATATGCCGCTGAAATCCGTGATGCCTTCTTTAATGGGGCGGCTAATCCTTCAGTTCAGTTTCAGATCACCCCAAAGGCGCTGGACCCCAAGGCGAAAGAAGTTCTGCTGGAAATTGACGGGTCAAAGGTCAGTTACAATCACCGCATGGGGCAACCGACACCGGTGGCGGTGAACTGGCCCGGATCCGTTGGCCTGGCCCGGATTACCCTGCTGCCGCAGCGGCGTGGCAATGAAAACACCCTGTCGCGTGATGGGCCCTGGGCCTGGTTCCGGCTGCTGGATGCGGCAGAGGTGCGGCGCACCAATGTCAGCGACCGACGCCGGGTGAACTTCCGTGTTGGCGGCCGCCTGGCCCTGTTTGAGTTGCAATCGGGATCGGTGGTGAACCCCTTTGCCCTGCCTGCCATGGCAAAATTCCGCTGCCCGAAGTCGATGTGA
- the tagF gene encoding type VI secretion system-associated protein TagF, whose protein sequence is MPDVGDFFRINVAGGFVRVWDNWVQQLMMEGQAQYGAGFDSHYMSAPLWRFTLAAGLAGPSKIMGVLMPSVDRVGRRFPLTLVLPLETPGPPALDHLREGALFEKLEDIALSTLENGMTITRLEQQLQSLEVPGLRASVPLRQQGETLVLTGSGGDDSLVAIHLAGALLAKQVPGGGVWSTYLESGPRMMVRPDLPLGHAGSGLFDLAAPIWREAQPI, encoded by the coding sequence ATGCCCGACGTCGGAGATTTCTTCCGGATCAATGTGGCGGGTGGATTTGTGCGGGTTTGGGACAACTGGGTGCAGCAGCTGATGATGGAGGGGCAGGCCCAGTACGGTGCGGGGTTCGACAGCCACTATATGTCGGCGCCGCTATGGCGGTTCACCCTGGCGGCTGGCCTGGCTGGCCCCAGCAAGATCATGGGGGTTTTGATGCCCTCGGTGGATCGTGTTGGCCGTCGGTTTCCGCTGACGCTGGTATTGCCGTTGGAGACCCCGGGGCCGCCGGCGCTGGATCATCTGCGCGAGGGGGCCTTGTTTGAAAAGCTGGAAGACATCGCGCTTTCGACGCTTGAAAATGGCATGACAATAACCCGGCTAGAACAACAACTCCAATCTCTGGAGGTGCCGGGATTGCGCGCATCCGTTCCTCTGCGGCAGCAGGGGGAGACGCTGGTTCTGACGGGAAGCGGCGGTGACGATTCTCTGGTTGCGATCCATCTTGCTGGCGCCCTGCTGGCAAAACAGGTGCCAGGCGGCGGGGTCTGGAGCACCTACCTGGAGAGTGGGCCGCGGATGATGGTCAGACCGGATTTGCCCCTAGGACATGCGGGGTCTGGGTTGTTTGATCTTGCGGCACCAATATGGCGGGAGGCCCAACCGATATGA
- a CDS encoding protein phosphatase 2C domain-containing protein, with protein sequence MTNDKTYRFAAQTHVGLKRKVNEDAILALPDHDIWLISDGMGGHQAGDFASALIVDTVATLPLGLDPAAKMHGLRDRIQNAHHAIQAEAAARGGGTIGATVVALILANGHFVCLWAGDSRIYRLRNGTIEMLTSDHSAVADFVLAGKMTWDEADQHPHANAITRAVGVGDALELDKVRGMVESGDRFLICSDGLTKYATFPILQEVLSTAPLETVGDRLLQIALEGGGADNISHIIVDVI encoded by the coding sequence ATGACAAATGATAAGACATACCGTTTTGCGGCGCAGACCCATGTGGGGCTGAAACGAAAGGTCAATGAGGATGCGATCCTTGCCTTGCCAGACCATGATATCTGGTTGATCTCTGACGGGATGGGCGGGCATCAGGCCGGAGATTTCGCAAGCGCCTTGATTGTCGACACTGTAGCGACGCTGCCGCTTGGGCTGGACCCGGCTGCAAAGATGCACGGGCTGCGCGACAGAATACAAAACGCCCACCACGCCATCCAGGCCGAGGCCGCAGCGCGTGGCGGTGGCACGATTGGCGCGACGGTTGTGGCGCTGATCCTGGCGAACGGTCATTTTGTTTGCCTTTGGGCCGGGGACAGCCGGATCTATAGGCTGCGAAATGGTACGATCGAGATGCTGACCAGCGATCATTCCGCCGTGGCTGATTTCGTTCTGGCGGGCAAGATGACCTGGGACGAAGCCGATCAACACCCCCACGCCAATGCGATCACCCGCGCCGTTGGGGTGGGTGACGCGCTGGAACTGGATAAGGTTCGGGGTATGGTCGAAAGCGGGGACCGGTTCCTGATCTGCTCTGACGGTTTGACCAAATACGCGACCTTTCCCATTCTGCAGGAGGTGCTTTCGACAGCACCGCTGGAAACCGTTGGTGATCGCCTGTTGCAGATCGCCCTGGAGGGCGGTGGAGCCGACAATATCTCCCACATTATTGTCGATGTGATTTGA
- a CDS encoding serine/threonine-protein kinase yields the protein MITSQPGDLFQPGDLLNNTYRIEMLLGRGGTSNVYKARSEISGNLVAIKVLKQEFSGNEDFTVLMAREENIREIRHDAVVRYSENHRTPDGHIYLLMDYIDGPGLDKKLKQGPMDAADLLIICRRVAEGLKAAHARNIVHRDLSPDNIILRDGNPAQAVIIDFGIAKDTNPGAQTIVGNEFAGKYSYAAPEQLSGNTDARADIYSLGALLLANFRGAAPSLGANPMEVVENKQKPLNTEGLPTPFKQLIERMCDPDPDRRLGSAADVLTFLDRVENDPNAAIEPEAAPPADEATIIVPNAAAAAKKTPQSPPKKPSKAEGGRSKAPILVLVAILAFVGAGVGAFFSGLLDPLLGPSYPVAQPFTLIVEKPKTGPTRAVGNMPSEDSRTALADLVEQADISLSSGAISDSWAQDVLATVRPLSDLQQWRLTVSDNQAKLSGITSDPDLAAALNAKFADGLPGGLDGAVQITYRLPVVAISQVRGLVGGFEDCGPLNVSPGSVGGGFGPEDTITVTGRLAGSETRVRMFDALRGLVGNRKIALKVEILNPSLCIVEAALPKAPTGKIDVVFSTGNESTPNPSGRFFVGENPVIDVKLPASITSGFLTVSILDVSGNVFHLLPNLSRQQNSIAELRGDTTGPLSVRVAYTLAESALNGGLAFRVDDSTLGKSRVLVLHSSEPLFAGLRPTSESAVGFAEALKENSARDAGLILSMDSKILETALP from the coding sequence ATGATTACCTCTCAGCCCGGTGATCTTTTTCAACCGGGCGACCTGCTCAACAACACCTATCGAATTGAAATGCTTTTGGGCCGAGGCGGGACATCCAACGTCTACAAGGCCCGCTCGGAGATTTCCGGGAACCTGGTCGCCATCAAGGTTCTCAAACAGGAATTCTCCGGGAATGAGGATTTTACCGTCCTTATGGCCCGCGAGGAAAACATCCGCGAAATACGCCATGATGCCGTGGTGCGGTATTCGGAAAATCATCGCACACCAGATGGCCATATATACCTGCTGATGGACTACATCGACGGACCTGGCCTGGACAAGAAACTCAAACAGGGGCCTATGGATGCAGCCGATCTTTTGATCATCTGTCGGCGCGTCGCAGAAGGCCTGAAAGCGGCACATGCCCGCAATATCGTCCACCGAGATCTGAGCCCAGACAATATTATCCTGCGCGATGGCAATCCGGCACAGGCTGTTATTATTGACTTTGGCATTGCCAAGGATACCAACCCTGGCGCCCAAACCATTGTTGGCAATGAATTTGCAGGCAAATACTCCTATGCAGCGCCTGAACAGCTGTCGGGCAATACGGATGCCCGTGCCGATATCTATTCGCTGGGGGCGCTGTTATTGGCTAATTTCCGCGGCGCCGCGCCGTCCTTGGGTGCCAACCCAATGGAAGTTGTTGAAAACAAACAAAAGCCACTGAATACCGAGGGGCTGCCAACGCCGTTCAAACAGCTTATCGAACGGATGTGCGACCCGGATCCGGACAGGCGTCTCGGCAGTGCAGCTGATGTGCTGACCTTTCTTGATCGCGTCGAAAACGACCCCAACGCAGCGATTGAGCCAGAGGCTGCACCGCCTGCGGATGAGGCCACAATCATCGTCCCAAATGCAGCAGCCGCCGCAAAGAAAACGCCCCAATCCCCCCCAAAGAAACCATCCAAAGCCGAAGGCGGCCGGAGCAAGGCGCCTATCCTGGTTCTGGTCGCGATACTTGCCTTTGTTGGCGCTGGGGTGGGGGCCTTTTTCTCCGGCCTGCTTGATCCCTTGTTGGGGCCGAGCTACCCCGTGGCGCAGCCTTTTACATTGATTGTTGAAAAGCCAAAAACCGGCCCAACCCGCGCGGTCGGCAATATGCCCTCTGAAGACAGTCGAACTGCGCTGGCCGATCTGGTGGAGCAAGCCGATATCTCCCTCTCAAGCGGGGCGATTTCCGATAGCTGGGCCCAGGATGTTCTGGCGACAGTTCGCCCGCTGTCGGATCTTCAGCAGTGGCGGCTGACGGTCAGCGACAATCAGGCAAAGCTGAGCGGAATCACTAGTGACCCGGATCTGGCCGCCGCGCTGAACGCCAAATTCGCAGACGGGCTGCCGGGTGGTTTGGACGGAGCCGTGCAAATCACCTATCGGCTACCCGTTGTGGCCATTTCACAGGTCCGCGGCCTGGTTGGCGGCTTTGAAGACTGCGGACCGCTAAATGTCAGTCCTGGCTCTGTGGGGGGCGGATTTGGCCCCGAGGATACAATCACCGTAACCGGGCGGCTTGCCGGATCGGAGACCCGTGTTCGGATGTTCGACGCCCTGCGCGGTCTCGTCGGAAACCGCAAGATCGCCCTGAAGGTTGAGATCCTGAACCCCTCGCTCTGCATTGTCGAAGCGGCGTTGCCCAAGGCACCCACAGGAAAAATAGATGTGGTATTCAGCACCGGCAATGAAAGTACGCCCAATCCTTCGGGTCGTTTCTTTGTCGGCGAAAACCCGGTTATTGATGTAAAACTGCCGGCCTCAATCACTTCAGGATTTCTGACGGTTTCCATCCTTGATGTCTCTGGCAATGTCTTCCACTTGCTGCCCAATCTCTCGCGTCAACAGAATTCGATTGCGGAGCTGCGCGGTGACACAACGGGCCCACTCTCTGTGCGCGTGGCCTATACCCTGGCGGAATCTGCCCTGAATGGTGGCCTTGCCTTCCGGGTTGACGATAGCACCCTAGGCAAAAGCCGGGTTTTGGTTCTGCATTCATCGGAACCCTTGTTCGCCGGGCTGCGCCCAACCTCCGAAAGTGCCGTTGGCTTTGCCGAAGCTCTCAAGGAAAACAGCGCACGGGATGCCGGGTTGATCCTCTCTATGGACAGCAAGATATTGGAAACAGCCCTGCCATAA
- a CDS encoding OmpA family protein, protein MVRDNIIAAFMCSALLLPASLAHAQANSGDQSVEEITKILQQQKTRGLVIAPSAAATAPQASDAQETATVASSNADYSPVDQQSQINLQISFDFDSATLRADQQPKLENMCASMQLLQGTVFQIIGHTDSSGSASYNERLSLLRAQEVRRHLISSCGIAENMLKAIGMGEAAPFNAANPRADENRRVEFQALG, encoded by the coding sequence ATGGTCCGCGACAATATTATCGCCGCATTCATGTGTTCTGCTCTGCTATTGCCTGCCTCTCTTGCCCATGCCCAGGCGAACAGTGGCGACCAGTCTGTGGAAGAAATTACCAAGATCCTGCAACAGCAAAAAACCCGGGGATTGGTGATTGCGCCAAGCGCCGCTGCAACAGCGCCACAGGCATCGGATGCTCAGGAAACCGCCACCGTGGCTTCCTCCAACGCAGATTATTCCCCGGTTGATCAGCAATCACAGATTAATCTGCAGATCTCCTTCGATTTCGATAGCGCCACGCTGCGGGCTGATCAGCAACCCAAGCTGGAGAATATGTGCGCGTCTATGCAGCTTCTGCAGGGAACGGTTTTCCAGATCATTGGCCATACGGATAGCTCTGGGTCAGCCAGCTACAATGAACGGCTTTCCCTGCTGCGCGCACAGGAGGTCCGTCGCCATCTGATCAGCAGCTGCGGCATTGCCGAAAACATGCTCAAGGCGATCGGCATGGGAGAGGCAGCGCCCTTTAATGCAGCCAACCCCCGGGCAGATGAAAATCGCCGGGTAGAATTCCAGGCCCTGGGCTAA